The window GTTTTATCAGCTAAAACTTAAGGGTTTATCAATTCTTAAGGTTTTATAAAGCAGAGTGATATTGtatattgtaaatataataaattatgaaaCTAGATGAGGTCAAATAAACATGTTATATAAACAATTACGTGCAATAACTCTGATGCAACATAAAAATTCATTTATCAAACAAGGACAATCCCAATTAAGATCTAGGATTATAGCTAAAATAATtgtgatcagtttaattattaaaatgcagCCCTAAAATGCACATATTACAAAGGTGTGGACACATACACCATTGTCTGCCAATTTCCACAGGAAAGCCCAATTATTTCAAAGGAATCCATGCAATGGGGAATTTAAAGAAAGATTTCTCCACACTTGCTTTGATAATAACTTTGGTGTGAACTGTATATAAGTGGTGTTACTCAGTTTCAAATCATTCTGATATTACACTCAAGTCTAATAAGCCAAGTGGCTTCTGTTTCTTTCCAACACTGCTCCAAAATGTCTGTTCTGGGACTATTTAAGTTTGGAGAGCGTGTACGAAAATCACATGAAAATGATTGCTTTAACAGCAGCAACAAATGCATGTGTACAGCCGTTTCTGGTACAGCTATCCACTTACTTAACTTACGTAGGAGGCTCTAAAGTCTCAAAAATACATGAAACTACATAGagttacttaaaggagtagttcactttcagaacaaaaattgacaaataatgtactcacccccttgtcatccaaaatgttcatgtctttctttcttcagtcgtaaggaaattatgttttttgagaaaaaacatttcaggatttctctccatataatggacttctatggtgcccccgagtttgaacttcccaaatgcagtttaaatggctctaaacaatcacagctgaggaaaaaagggtcttatctagcaaaacgattggcaattttctaaaaaaaaaaactttttaacctcaaatgctcatcttgtctagctctgtgtagacattaaaaagtatataaattgtaaatgtttttagaaagtaaccaatcgtttcacaagataagacccttcttcctcagctgggatcattcagagccctttgaagctgcatttaaacctcattttggaagttcaaactcgggggcaccatagaagtccattatatggagagaaaaccttaaatgttttcctcaaaaaacaatttccttacaactaaagaaagaaagacatgaacatcttggatagtagttttttttaaacataattattTCAGTACTACACTACTGTGGCTCTGTACATATTTCATAACATTTGACCCACTTCACATGTAAAATAGATTGCCAACATCATTTGATGAAGACTTTAAGTTGTTTTATGCCTATGAATCTCATGTGTGGCTCTCACTTACAGGTAATTGGTAGAAGGTGTACTGACAAGTCAGATTTGTTACCTTCACTGAATAACGTTCACAGTCAGAAACAAGTTCCAGCTTGAGAACGTAATTTCCCGACACATTCATTGTCTacacacccaaaaataaaatcagttttaTATTAACAGCGTGGAAGAAAAACAAGCAAGGAGTTTTGCTCCTTGAGCCGTGTTCAGTAAATTTCCAAAAAGTGTATACAATTAAGCTCAAGAAGCTCTAAGGATGATCTGTTGGGGTAAAAATAACCGTCTATAATTGCCACTGACCCTGCAGACGCCACATGTGAACACCAGAGCCGCTTTCGCCGCGGTCTTCTGGTCGTGGCCTTTGGATTTCTTGGCCTCTGCCTGCTTCTTGGCGTTTTTCTGCTGAGACTGGATTTTCTGGTGTCCACGAGCCATGCTGTTGGACAGATGACAAATTGACGTCAACAACATACAGACACTGAAGAAGCATGAGTCACACAGAATTTACATACCAGCCTATCAAGAACAAACAAGAAACCAGAACAAGAAATCTAAGTGTTTGTGTGCCAGTTATCTAGCAACAAACCAAACTCCACATCATTTATTATGCTAATAAAATTCAGTCTGATAAAACTCCAGCAGGACTATGGCTCCTATTGAGAACATGTGAGGTTTTACTAACACTTAGTGTACACCAAGTTCTGCCTTTGGCTTAGTTGGCTTAAAAACAATGCCAGGCAGCTGATGTTATTGCTTGATACAAACAAATCTCAGTGATCAGAAGACACAAGATGTTCCATATCCAAGCTAAATAGCTTATGGCTATaccagtatttatatttttaggcACAGAAAATGTTAGTGCACAATAAGGGCGGGTTTTAAAGTTAAACGTTAGCTGTCAATTTAAGATTCGTTAGCCTATTAGCTCAACCGTTAGCACTGTTTCTTACTACACCATCGATTTCTATCCATAACCTTAAGTTAAAAATACACTCAAGggctaaaaacaaaatatattgtataGGTACAACATCACATGCTAAAGAGTTCGCGTAGATTAGTGAGGGAGGATACTGGGTTTAGTTAATAACCCCATATGGTTAGCCAGCTAGCATGCTAAGCACACTAACAAAACCAGACCTTTCGACACAGCTACACGCGAAGGCTAATGTATAAAACGCTAATAAATGAGGTTAAAATGCGAATATATGTTCTTTTCTATCTAAAGCTAAATATTTTGTGCATACCTGGCGAACAGACGAGATCCGTTGGCACCTATGAGCTTGTAAAGTGTACTCCTGCACGCTTTTGACAGCTGTGCTCTTCCCAGAGCGACTCTCGTGTAGTTCCTGCAGTGACCACAGCGGCGCTGAGCGCTAGAGAGCGACATGCGCTCTGCACGTTTGCAACAAGAGCAAAGCGTTACCTACATGTGGTTGTTTTAAAGGTGCTCTACGCGATTATTTTGATAACACACATGAACCAGCCCGTTAATCTGTAACGTCAAAAAAGTGGGGGTGGCCTGCCCGTTTTAGCCTATCAGAAACGCTCTCTGGCTGTCaatcttttttttatgttgtagaaGGCCTACAAAACTTTAAAGTTGCTAAGCGGTGTTAACAGCAGATCAGACGTTATATcgaaaaccttaaaaaaaaaaaatgaataaaataaaattagaaaaggaaaattaaaattgaataatCACAGACGAATCTGATTGGTCCGTCCAGAGCAGCGCTGAGAATAACAACACGTTAATAACGCCATCTTGAGTTTGGACAATAAACTACACAAAATAACAACCGAGAAAGCCATTGAATTAATAACAcagattaaagaaaataaaaacgaTATTTTTTCACACTTATggaatataatatgtgaccctggaccacaaaaccagtcttaagtagcatagcaTAGCATAAAATGatcgtttttctttcttttttgccaaaaatcattaggatattaaataaagatcacgttccattaagatattttgtgaattttctaCCGTAAGCATAccaaaacttatttttattagaaatatgcattgcttagaacatttggacaactttaaaggcgatttttttctatatatttaggctagatttttttttagcatcctcagattccagtttatcaaatagttgtatctcaactaaATACTgtaatatcctaacaaaccatatatcaatggaaagcttatcagctttcagatgatgtttaaatctcaattaaaaaaaaaaaaagatgcttatgtctggttttgtggtctagggtcacatatttaattcCATAACTAATTCAAGATGTTTATTCAATATTTATTCTATTTACATGAAATCAATCATTTGTGATCTATTCTGCCACACAATGGAATGAATAATTATTGCACGGTTTATAATTATTGCACTAATAAGAAATCTGCTAAACCCTTTTATAGAAAAGGTTAAATTGAAACATTgatgtaatttaaaatgtaaactttATAAACAGCATCTTGACAAAGAAAAAGCAtgcataaactattttttttcatgttttatctgACATGTTTTTGTTTCTGACAAGGATTTTTAcaacacaataaataaattaccATTAAATAATATGCGGTTGATTATCTTATTTATATTTAGCCAAAAACAGTGAGAGTGGCCTGCCCTTTTTAGCATTTCAAAAACGCTCTCTGGCTGTcaatcatttttttaatgttgtagTAGGCCTACAAAACTTTGAAGTTACTAAGCGGTGTTAACAGCAGATCATACGTTATATTgaaaaccttaaaaaaataaaaaataaaaataaaattagaaaaggAAAATTAAAATCCAATAATCAAAGACGGCTCTGATTGGTCCGTCCAGACCAGCGCTGAGAAGAACAACACGTTAACAACGCCATCTTGGGTCCGGTCAATAAATTACACAAAATAACAACACCGAGAAAGCCATTGCATTAAAAACACGAtcatttttcacatttacagaatatcatatgtgaccctggaccttaagtagcacaggcatgtttgtagcaatagccaacaatacattgcatgggtcaaaaaagcttatcagctttcagatgatgtataaatctcaatttcaaaaagttgATCCTCAtgtatggttttgtggtctagggtcacatttttaaTTCCATAACTACAATTCTAGCTGCTTATTCCATTATTTATTCTATTTACATGAAATCAATCATTTGTGATCTATTCTGCCACACACTGGAATGAATAATTATCGCACGGTTTATAATTATTGCACTAATAAGAAATCATCTAAAACCTTTTATAGTAAAGGTTAAATTGAAGCAAtgatctaaataaaatgtaaactttATAAACAACATCTTGACGTCTCAAAAATTAGAAACCGTTTAATTCATAACACAAAGAAAAAGCATGCATGAAcgttttttttcatgttttatctgACAGGTTTTTGTTTCTGACAAGGATTTTtacaacacaataaaataattaccTTTAAATCATGTGCGgtttattatcttatttatgtatttactcaAAAAGCAGTGGGAGTGGCCTGCCCTGTTTAGCCTATCAGAAACGCTCTCTGGCTGTCAATCATTTTTATCTTGTAGTACAAAAAGCGGTGTTAACAGCAGACAAGATATAATATTGACAACCTCCttattagaaaaagaaaagaaaagaaaagaaaagaacaaaGACTATATAAAAATTAGAAAACAACGCCATCTTGAGTTTGAACAATAAACTACACCAGAACAACACCTAGAAAGCCATAATACACACAAATCGATCATTTTTCCCATTTATAtaatctcatatgtgaccctgcaccacaaaaccagtcttaagtagcacgggtatatttgtagcaatagctaacaatacattgtatgggtcaaaatgatcgttttttcttttttttggccaaaataaaatgtaaactttATGAAGAACATCTTGACATCTcaaaaattaaaaacagtttaGTTTATAAGAGAGAGACATCATGCATGAACATTTATCTGACAAAGTTTTACAATACGATAAACAAATTAACATTATGCGGTTGATtttcatatttatgtatttatttatttgtaacaaCAATTCTATTAAAAGTTAAAGCACCAACTTAAAGCACAAATAAGCATTTCGTTGCTTTTAACGTGATAATTTAATAAGACTTTCCTCTTTGTAAAGAACTTTTCACACTTGAAGTAGGCTATAATTTTAGACtataccagtaggtggcagtattAA of the Garra rufa chromosome 17, GarRuf1.0, whole genome shotgun sequence genome contains:
- the znf706 gene encoding zinc finger protein 706, producing MSLSSAQRRCGHCRNYTRVALGRAQLSKACRSTLYKLIGANGSRLFASMARGHQKIQSQQKNAKKQAEAKKSKGHDQKTAAKAALVFTCGVCRSQMPDPKTFKQHFESKHPKSPLPPELEGVEA